A genomic window from Acetobacter sp. includes:
- the yihA gene encoding ribosome biogenesis GTP-binding protein YihA/YsxC, with the protein MAGEQDFSASLKLSPEQLEAGRLLFAGPCEFFYGAQQIGQLPDPAAPEIAFAGRSNVGKSSLINALTGRKSLARASSEPGRTKQLNFFDLDGQLVLVDMPGYGFAKAAKAVKEDWQGMMFDYLRGRPNLRRVILLLDARIETKASDRDVMDMFDKAAINFQVVLTKCDDVKPKAEEARYREVVAEVSRHPAAHPLVLRTSSQTGLGIPELRAEIAAFAEPVQN; encoded by the coding sequence ATGGCTGGTGAACAGGATTTCTCTGCCTCTCTCAAGCTGTCACCCGAGCAGCTTGAGGCCGGACGACTCCTGTTCGCCGGTCCGTGCGAGTTTTTCTATGGCGCGCAGCAGATTGGTCAGTTGCCCGACCCGGCCGCGCCGGAAATCGCATTCGCCGGTCGGTCCAACGTCGGTAAATCGAGCCTGATCAACGCACTGACGGGACGAAAAAGCCTTGCCCGGGCTTCCTCGGAGCCGGGACGGACGAAGCAGCTCAATTTCTTCGATCTTGATGGGCAGCTCGTGCTGGTCGATATGCCGGGCTATGGCTTCGCCAAGGCGGCCAAGGCGGTGAAGGAAGACTGGCAGGGGATGATGTTCGATTATCTCCGCGGTCGTCCCAATCTGCGGCGTGTGATCCTGCTGCTGGATGCACGGATCGAGACGAAAGCATCTGACCGTGATGTGATGGACATGTTCGATAAGGCGGCCATCAATTTTCAGGTCGTGCTGACGAAATGCGATGATGTGAAACCGAAAGCCGAGGAAGCCCGCTACCGGGAGGTTGTAGCCGAGGTGAGCCGTCATCCTGCCGCTCATCCTCTGGTTTTGCGGACGAGCAGCCAGACGGGGCTTGGTATCCCGGAGCTGCGTGCTGAAATTGCGGCATTTGCGGAACCGGTTCAGAACTGA